A segment of the Desulfomicrobium macestii genome:
CCTTGGGGATTTGACCCCGACAGAGTTCCTCATGAAAAATTCACCCAAGGAAACCTCTACTTTTGGATGGCACTAACTTGGGGAGGTTTACAAGACGAAAGGCCACCCGTCACCGGATGGCCTTTCGTCTTCCAAATCAAAAAAGAAGTAGCTGGAGTCACATAAACCCACAGCGGACCCCATAAAGAAAAAAGGGATTTCAGCCTTTCGACTGAAATCCCTTACTTTCTAATGGCGGGGCCGATGGGACTCGAACCCACGGCCGCCGGCGTGACAGGACGATGAATGCCGCTTTACCCCGCCGTATTTCAGCTAGTTACGTAGTTTTACGTAGTCTCGCGTGGATTCTCGTGGGTTCAAAAACCCACAAAAAACCCACGCGCGAATCCTTTCAAAAAAGCTATAACGTTTAGTTTGAGGGGCGCGGAAACAGGTGGCAAAGCCGGATGTTGGAGCATCCCACTCGAAGCGTTTGTTAGCCATTTTCGTGTAACCATGGCTCGAAACTCTCTTTGGCTGTATTTGTCAAAATGTTGGCAAATATCTCTTTGTCGCCAAGGAATAAGCAGTGCCTTATTATGGTGTATGGGTTTAGTTTGTCGTTGGGATTTGACTGCTCAAACCATGCTTGGTAGCGCTTAACTCTAGAGATATTTTCTCTCATGTAAAAGTTAAACTTGCCCCTGCTAATGTCCGGTTTCATGCTGATGATTTCCTGTGTGAATCCATCGACTTTGTGAGGTTCGAACTCGAAGCCATTAAAGAAATGCTTTGCAATTTTCAGAAAGCTAAAAGCATTCAGGATCGAGTAGTGGAACTTTTCTTCCTCTGGCTGGTTGTGACTTTCGTCGGTTTCCTGCGTTAGCAGTTCGTCGGAGATTTCTTCTTTTTGAATCTCCTCAACTGTCGAATTTCTAATTTCACGAAATTCCCTGTCAGCAAGTTCAAATAGCGCTGCTAGTGTATTGATACGCCGTTTTAGTCTCGTTGGGATCGATTTTTTATACTTTATCTTGTGATCTAGTACGCTCCATGAATCTTGGATAATTGTTCTTATCTGAATCTCGAACATGAATTCAGAGTATTTGATGTACTCTGGCAAAGCCTTTCTGACTTCGTTAAGTCGTAGATCGAGATGAAGCCCCTTGTATCCAAAGGAACCTTCTGTGTTTTCTATCTGCGATATTTTGTCTGTTTTATCGATTACTTCGAAGTGCTCAGAAAGACATTTTTCAATTTTCTCTATGTCATCTTCGTAAAGACATACAACCCTCAGCCCTATAAGGTCGGTAATGTGATCTCGTATGGTGTATGGTGTTGAACTTGACTCAAGGTTCGTTCGGTACTTTAGGTTAAACTTCTTGATGCATTCTTCTCTGTCTTTGACGCGGCCTTCGATTTTTGAAATAGCTATAGAACCGGCGTGAATCAATAATGCGTTTGAAAGTGCTACAAACGAATCCTTCGCGTCCTCAAGCAATTGACGGTTTGAGGTATGAAATTCCCGAAACTGCGCCTTCTCGGTTTCAA
Coding sequences within it:
- a CDS encoding GTP pyrophosphokinase; its protein translation is MPSLNFETEKAQFREFHTSNRQLLEDAKDSFVALSNALLIHAGSIAISKIEGRVKDREECIKKFNLKYRTNLESSSTPYTIRDHITDLIGLRVVCLYEDDIEKIEKCLSEHFEVIDKTDKISQIENTEGSFGYKGLHLDLRLNEVRKALPEYIKYSEFMFEIQIRTIIQDSWSVLDHKIKYKKSIPTRLKRRINTLAALFELADREFREIRNSTVEEIQKEEISDELLTQETDESHNQPEEEKFHYSILNAFSFLKIAKHFFNGFEFEPHKVDGFTQEIISMKPDISRGKFNFYMRENISRVKRYQAWFEQSNPNDKLNPYTIIRHCLFLGDKEIFANILTNTAKESFEPWLHENG